From one Triticum urartu cultivar G1812 chromosome 3, Tu2.1, whole genome shotgun sequence genomic stretch:
- the LOC125547151 gene encoding uncharacterized protein LOC125547151 — protein MVSWSEGSSSSDGYSVTSEAPAPATIFCSEWTGLAPDLEARCEHQCVCEKFVCFESVDSGRRYLACAQKEIPKCKFVEWIDPEWPATLKMSLARVWGMYDDENKLRISENLHLAEENLRVVREKEKMDKELRFFKLDFAKMVADKEQAITELGNARLVVSDLKQELEKKKLSDKSSTSIHKFVRAKAEKERDEMKQQMDSMKEQMDNMKEELDKVVSQRDDLKK, from the exons ATGGTATCTTGGAGTGAAGGATCTAGCTCGTCCGACGGCTACTCTGTGACAAGTGAG GCTCCCGCTCCTGCCACCATTTTCTGCTCTGAGTGGACAGGCCTTGCTCCAGATCTTGAAGCTAGATGTGAACACCAGTGTGTGTGTGAGAAGTTTGTGTGCTTTGAATCAGTTGACAGTGGAAGGAGGTATCTTGCTTGTGCACAAAAG GAAATACCTAAATGCAAGTTTGTGGAGTGGATTGACCCTGAATGGCCTGCCACTCTGAAGATGAGTTTAGCCAGGGTTTGGGGCATGTATGATGATGAGAACAAGCTAAGGATCAGTGAGAACTTACATCTTGCTGAAGAAAATCTTAGGGTTGTGAGAGAGAAAGAAAAGATGGACAAAGAATTGAGGTTTTTTAAACTGGATTTTGCTAAGATGGTGGCTGACAAGGAGCAGGCAATTACTGAGTTGGGCAATGCAAGACTTGTTGTTTCTGACCTAAAGCAAGAGCTTGAGAAGAAGAAGCTGTCTGATAAATCTAGCACTAGCATTCATAAGTTTGTGAGGGCTAAGGCAGAGAAAGAGAGGGATGAGATGAAGCAACAGATGGACAGCATGAAGGAACAGATGGACAACATGAAGGAAGAGTTGGACAAAGTTGTGTCACAGAGGGATGACctgaagaagtag